Below is a genomic region from Staphylococcus carnosus.
TGTATGATATTTCTTCAATGCTTGAATAACATCTTTATTCCCCAATGCAAAACCAACACGATAACCTGACATATTATATCCTTTAGACAGCGAGTAGACTTCTATCGCTACATCCTTTCCATCTTTTGATTGCAAAATACTTGGGTTTTTATGATCAAATCCAAAGGCAGCATAGGCAAAATCGTGTACGATTTTAGTTTGCGTTCCTTTGAATTTTTGAATCGCTTCATCGAACACTTCTTGTGTTACTGTAGAGCCTGTCGGGTTATTCGGATAAGTTAAATAGATGAGCTTCGTTTGTTTCAAGATATCCTCAGGCACTTTATCCCAATCGGGCTGATAATTCGGAGGTTCTAACTCTAATGCATAGGGATGCGCATCCGCAAATAAAACGCCAGCCAGATAATCTGTATATCCAGGGTCAGGCAGCAATACATAATCTTCTGGATTAACAATACAGTTCGGTAAGCCTACCAGACCATTTTTAGTGCCGTATAAAATACATACTTCATCATCTTTATCTAATTCAACGCCATATTGACGTTGATAAAAATCGACAATTGCTTGTTTGAACGTTTCTTTTCCATGGAACGCGCCATATTTCTGGTTTTCAGGAAGTCTCAAAGCGTCCGCAAATTCATCGACAATTCCTTTAGGTGTTTCTCCATCTGGAATACCTACTGCCATGTTGATGAGAGGAAGCGGTCCATGTTCAATTTTTCTTCCCATTGTTTTTCCAAAATAACTATCCGGTATCTTAGCTAATCTTCTTGACATCACCATTCATAGTTCCCCCTTTTATTTTGATAGATACGTCATACTTTTTTCAAAAAAAGCTATATGTCACTGTATAAGCAACATATAGCCTACTATGTATATGCACCTATCTTTCAAGTTGTACTTGTTGGATGAAGCACAGTGAGGTCAGTCTAAATAACCTTCTGTTGCTGAAGCTTCATAGGGCCAATT
It encodes:
- a CDS encoding aminotransferase class I/II-fold pyridoxal phosphate-dependent enzyme — its product is MVMSRRLAKIPDSYFGKTMGRKIEHGPLPLINMAVGIPDGETPKGIVDEFADALRLPENQKYGAFHGKETFKQAIVDFYQRQYGVELDKDDEVCILYGTKNGLVGLPNCIVNPEDYVLLPDPGYTDYLAGVLFADAHPYALELEPPNYQPDWDKVPEDILKQTKLIYLTYPNNPTGSTVTQEVFDEAIQKFKGTQTKIVHDFAYAAFGFDHKNPSILQSKDGKDVAIEVYSLSKGYNMSGYRVGFALGNKDVIQALKKYHTHHHAGMFGALQDAATFALNNYDDFLEQQSEVFRKRRDRFTAILDEGAIPYEPMTGGIFLWLKTPESYTGEQFVEFLLQDQSILVAPGIPFGDNGNHYVRVSLALDDEQLDEAAKRLKSLSPMYKK